In Melitaea cinxia chromosome 4, ilMelCinx1.1, whole genome shotgun sequence, a single genomic region encodes these proteins:
- the LOC123670509 gene encoding histone PARylation factor 1 codes for MSEEWQEYVKDPRTVCKYGIKCYQKNPEHHKQYKHPPQLKANKKQRHNRFQPYSKAKAQDVTRNSKKDVKNIQQEKVDKVDSLPSASITVQNDEDKKETSDKTHIDSDCTVSFYDKDEDHSILKECFLVEMPPDFYKFYECLTRESDCVEKLLESVNLQLIGPYELFLNKLPKLKDKNLYLIHWRFFYDPPEFQAVLKKKGKSEFHIGYYRDNPKEKPVFLAKNDSAVDYIITPISENIFGAVYWFLQKEKKTSPFISMACQKLMEKVKGWAEEHSYSLEEFNMKSRLKNVVCRTFHSAGIVVPYDKKTQLGYRKLAESDANMKKMFKKLSEAKSQEEKDKILSELQPVITYASIAMDECDFGTGLEAGIAFFCSGLEELQTSALKNLDVAYALLQREAFGKIIKVHMRHRRKGPDMSALNI; via the exons ATGTCTGAGGAATGGCAAGAGTACGTTAAAGATCCTAGAACAGTATGTAAATATGGCATCAAATGTTACCAAAAAAATCCAGAACATCATAAACAGTATAAGCATCCACCTCAATTAAAGGCGAATAAAAAGCAAAGACATAATCGTTTTCAACCTTATAGTAAAGCGAAAGCTCAAGATGTTACTCGAAATTCAAAGAAAGATGTCAAAAACATACAACAAGAAAAAGTTGATAAAGTTGATAGCCTTCCTTCAGCCTCTATAACAGTACAAAACGACGAGGATAAAAAGGAAACGAGTGATAAAACTCACATTGATTCAGATTGCACTGTTTCATTCTACGACAAAGATGAAGATCACAGTATACTAAAAGAATGCTTTTTAGTAGAAATGCCACcagatttttacaaattttatgagTGCCTTACTAGAGAATCCGATTGTgttgaaaaattattagaaagTGTCAACTTACAACTTATTGGTCCTTATGAGttgtttttgaataaattaccaaaattaaaagataaaaatttgtatttgataCACTGGAGATTTTTTTATGATCCTCCTGAATTTCAG GCTGTTTTAAAAAAGAAGGGTAAAAGTGAATTCCACATTGGATATTATAGAGACAATCCCAAAGAAAAACCAGTATTTCTTGCCAAAAATGATAGTGCAGTAGATTATATTATCACTCCTATATCTGAGAACATATTTGGAGCAGTGTA CTGgtttttacaaaaagaaaagaaaacttcACCCTTTATTTCTATGGCTTGCCAAAAATTGATGGAAAAGGTCAAGGGTTGGGCTGAGGAACACAGCTATTCATTAGAAGAATTCAACATGAAGAGTAGATTAAAAAATGTAGTCTGTCGAACTTTTCACAGTGCTGGCATTGTGGTGCCATATGATAAAAAAACACAACTAGGCTACAGGAAATTAGCAGAGAGTGatg caaatatgaaaaaaatgttcaaaaaattaTCAGAAGCAAAGTCTCAGGAAGAAAAAGACAAAATATTATCAGAACTTCAACCAGTAATAACTTATGCTAGCATAGCAATGGATGAATGTGACTTTGGAACTGGATTAGAGGCAGGCATAGCTTTTTTTTGCTCAGGCTTAGAAGAATTACAAACCAGTGCATTAAAGAATCTTGATGTTGCTTATGCATTACTACAAAGAGAAGCTTTTGGGAAAATAATTAAG